From the Chaetodon auriga isolate fChaAug3 chromosome 17, fChaAug3.hap1, whole genome shotgun sequence genome, the window CAGGCGTGCAGATGTGACTTGTAGCCCAGCAGACAGGGATGGTTCATTTTTACGAACCAATGGgttgttctgtgtttgatttAAGGTCAGGGAGAAGCAACGATTATGGTTCACAGGGGCTGAGCGACCACGCTGGAGAATGTGGTCCATGGTCTAGTGAGGATAGCAACAGGAGACATTACAAAAGTACTGGGTGAGCCACAAAAAGATCATGATAAGGAGGGAAAGCAAGTAGCCAAAAACAAAAGGCTGGTGAgtaaaaaagaaaccaaacaagATACCATCACagcaagagaaaacaaaactgaagagTCTGAGGACAGAGGTATGCTGCTTACTACGTTAGCGTtggtgccctctgctggtgatgTTGCTGCATTTCCGCTACTGGTCTGCTCCACTTGTCTCCTGCTAACTGCAGTAGGGTGGTAGTAATGAGGAGGACCAGCAGGACTCCGAGCAAAACCATCtgaatgaagaaaagaagagtttgTGCTTTCTACCTGAGGAAATGtatataaatactgtatgtttgagaAATTCGTGTAAATTATATGCAGCTAAATCTAAATTATATTGTTTAGATTTCTTTGTGAAGGCATGGCACTCAGGGCTGGGTATTTTCTGTGCTGACACCAAAACAATACTTTTTTGTACCTTACTTTgagaaatctaaaaatattttccACCAAAATCTATTCTCATTTAATCAAAGAAGTCAGAGTTCTAAAATTGAGAACACTTGAAATCTGAACAGATAACTTACAATGATGTCAGTTTTTAACGCTTTGTGCTATAAACATATTTTGGtcagtgttcagtcagtgtttgacaCCCAGCCCTGTGTGGAAGCTGTTCAGATAAATTCACACCTACTTGGGGCATGTGTGATGGGGTTATATGTGAGTTTTCCCAAGCCAGGGCTAGCTAACGGACTCGTCTTCTCCACAGCAGGCAGGGCTGACACAGGCCCCGGTTTGGTGACGCCTGTATGTGAAGGCACATAGTTTGTCTCATCAGTctttttgtgctgtgttttccccTCATGGTCATCATCCCCACTTCCATTGGCTGCCACTGGAGCGTTTTCCACTTTATCTTCCACACTGGGCTTCTCATCACCGCTGACGCAGCCTCTGTCCTTTGGCTGGATCAGCCTTAGCAGCCCCTGATTAGTCCTCCTCTCCAGCATCATCTGCAGATAAAGAAAGGGAACATTATAATTTTTAATGAGTGCAATCAGATAAAAAATTTTTTGCAACACACTTCTTGGTGATAGtttaatgtgtaaaaaataaattcacTTTTACCATCTCAACATTCCTGACTCATTTTGTACCTCATAAAGTTTGTTGCGGTACTGAACCACAGATAACTGTACGCCATCATCCACTGGCAGCACTACATCATAGTTAAGAGCTGGTTCCTTGGCTGGACTATGAAACctgcagggacagaaaacacagtcatGGATAAATGGCAGCATTTAATGGCAGTAACCATGGCATAATGATACAAACTTTGATCTCGCTAATCTCAATCTAGTACTGGCAGCAAAGCAAGGGGAGGAAAAACCGACCACAGCTACTCAACCCTGAATCAGTCTGAACTCTTGATCCTTATTACCTGGCTACATATGGGTGTTGCAGGGCTTGTTCAGCAGTCAACCGCTTGTCTGGATTGAAAACCAGCAAACCTCTCAACAGGTCCAGAGCGTCAGGAGGCACAGACGGCTGGAGAAGATCCTCCAAAGGCACCTGTGGTctggtggagggaggaagagtgagaTTTTTAAGAGTACCTCAGCAATTTAACGTTGCATTCCAATAACACTGTTGGACAGCTTAAAAACCTAACCTcaagaagagatgaggaggaataAAGCCTGGGTGCTAGTATAAGCAGACAATTCGTCTCTCCTTGCTCCCTCAAACATCCCATCATTCTCTGCACAATGTATCCAACACACCCTTTTCAACAAGGTGGTCTATGTAAGCTGTCATTGCTTCTGATTTTGCTTTGTCGCTGCTGTGTTATTGCATCTCTGCAACAATCACTGCTCCACCTCCCTGAGCATATAATCAGCCCCACCTCCGCCTGTAACCTCTGATTGTGATCGTCCCAGTGGAGGGGAAGAAGATTGTTATCGTCACTCCCTAAACTAGCTCTGGAGGCGTGACAAGGTCAGAAAGGGGCCAAGCATCAACTGTGCACACTCTGTATTCACATCTAAACAATCCTCATAAGTTAAAGTGCAACATGTGCAAGGTTGGTTTTTtatatttgtacatttgtacatgtacatatacaaaAAGAATCTCACCATTGTTAACTGTGTATAGTAGGATTTTCATAAATAATATGACAGAAAAGATTCTCTTACTTCAGTAACATCCTCTGAATGACAGAGGATCCATATTCAGACTTGATTGCGAGAAtatctgaaaattaaaatccaCTCAGTTAGTTCATAGTAATGGATCCTGTTCATTACTAAAAGCAAAGTGTGTGGGAGGGGGATTAAATGAATTTCAGTTGTTTAATCACCTTCTGGGCTGGGGTGTGGTATGGCACTCATGATCTTCTCTATCTGGTTGATGGTGGAGGTCCCAGGGAACAGGGCTTTTCCCAGCAGCATCTCTCCCAGGATACAGCCAAGGCTCCACATGTCCACACCTTTAGTGTACCTTAGGATGAGAAGTACTCCTTTTACGGTCTGGTACACTCATAACCAATTTTCTACAGAAGCATTCTGTCTCTTCAGAAATGCCATTTTATCTCTGTTAAATCAACTCTTGTGAAGAACAAGCACAGGCAGAGGCTCTGGTACAGACTAACAACAGACGCTCATCACAGCTGATACCTTGTGGATCCCAGCAGGATCTCGGGAGCTCTGTACCACCGCGTCGCCACATACTCCGTCAGCGCTGGATTCCCACTGTCCTCTTGGATCTGGTTGAGTGATCTGGCCAAGCCGAAATCACACAGTTTGACTACACAGTCAGTGTCCAACAGCACGTTGGATGGCTGTGGGAAACACAGACAAGAGAAACATTCTTCATAGGGACAATAATTGTTTGATTTGCACTTATCTACGGGTCAGGACCGAGgtatgaaaacagaaataacacgAGGAGTGAAACGAGGAGGAACAGTAGACATGTAGGGGAACAGGGCGGATGAAATTCTAGTCTCTAGAGTCAGAGGCCATTATGTGCGGATGTGCCAGCAGACTTGTGCAAGCACTGCTGTCTGTGATTTCATAAACACAGCATTTTGGACATGATGACTCAGATTTTTAGCTGTACACTGGAGCTTAAACAATTACATCGATTAATTGAATGACAAAAGTTCATCAGTAACTGCCAAATGTATACACTTTAAATACTAACTGTCCATATCAACTGATTTGCGACGAAGGCTTAATGTGTACCTTTTGGTCCCTGTGGATAACACTTCCTGAGTGAAGGTACTTGATGGCTTTGAGGAGCTGGTACATCACATAACGTTTGTGGATGTCCTTCAGCAAGGTGCCTTTCTTTATCACTGCATGCAGATCCGTATCTGGCACAAAGCAGAAAGCAAACACTTATGGCAATTTTGTGACTGTTACAGTGACATCCACTGATGACTGGAGTGCCAATCATCCTCACTTATACTCAAGAGCATTCTCAACCATGATTTGGCATTGAGTTGCTAAACTCATGCTCCTCTGTAATCACACGCACACTGGTTTCAACCAAGCAGCATCCTGAAtatgaaacagcagagagaagcagtggAGGTCCGTGCTGGGGTGCTGGTGTACAGTCAGGGATTAGACTGCAGAGAGGGGGAGGCCAATCTGTGGACTCAGCAGTAAGACAGTGCAGCCAGCCAAGGGAAGCAGAGGCCCTTCTACacactctctttttctctctgtcacacacacacaccccttggCCTTTTCAGTGCCAAGCTAAACCGCTAAGAACCACTGTAGCTTTTACGGTTACATGTTTGTGCAGCACTACGACCATGCAAGAACTTCCAACACTCACCCATATATTCAAAGATGAGATAAATGTCCTTATCATTTTGTGCTCTGATGACATTTAGAAGTTTGACAATGTTTGGATGATCTCCAAACTCctgcacacagaaaagagatttttagtgacagaaaacacacacacacacacacacacacacacacacacacacacacacacacactactgtttGACCCATAATAACCGACAGGCATTGTGTCAATGTTGTGTAAACCTACGGGGACAGTTTCAACACATGTTACATAATGGCCACTGTATGAACGACAACAGCTGATTAGGGGGGCAGTGGCACAGCTGAAGGTCACATGAATGTAGGTCAGCAAATAAAGAGTGAAACAGGAATATGTTACATAAGGATATAAAGCACGCGTTGGCAGTGTGTTCCTCTGACCTGTGTGTTTAAAGGCTTCCTGCACACCTAATTTCCTTCAAGATGATAACAAAGCTGAATGAAAAGACtagaaaatcaaatcattttgaAGCATATAACTACCAACTACTGTAGCAGTATCATTGGAATTGGAATTTCCCTGTTGTTACACATATGGGGCATGTTTTTGTAGATAATGAGGAATTTTATGGGGAACTGgtgatgcattcactgactCCCTGACAGAACAATCAGAGTACATCAAGAACAGAGCGAGTGTGCctaatgttttgtacatttaacACATTCATTCTTTCAGTCTTTGGGCATTTTTTGGGGAGGACAATTATTGTTACCTGGAGGAACATGATCTCCCTGAACGTCCGCtgcaaaaggaaataaaatcatAGTTAGGATATGAACTCTACAAGCAACATGCAGCCATAAAGTAGGCACACACACGAACCTCCTGTTCAGTTAAACCGTTAACCAAATGCATCTTTCCATTGAAACAAGCAAAATTTAGGAAGGAAGGACAAACATTTTCTCAGACCTCCCCTTTATTGCTGCTTCTGATCTTGTGAATTGCTGGATTCTTTTACCTCTTCTGACTGCAGAAAATCATTCAAATCATATTTTTTGGTTGAATTGGTCACAACCCTGGTCACATGAAACTGCCGGCATTGCCTGATTTTTAAGGGGTCACATGCTGGGAACCATGAGGCTAGATAGCAGACATGgtgtgaaaatatgaataaagtTCCAGTAATGACTTTACTTCACTGTTACACACATCAAGCACACACCTGAGCATCGGTCCTGTTCCTGAAGGCGTCAAAGATCTTCTTCACAGCCAcaacctcacctgtctgtctgtcaactGCTTTCCATACAATGCCGTAAGCCTGggacagacaaaacacactggTGACACATCGTGCAGGAGGTAGCTTATATTCAGTCAGACACTGACTAAATTTTAACTGCAGGAAAGTAAATTAAGGAAACAGCAGTTAGGCTGTATCAGTTTTGGTgtgctcccagtagaccacaaaccacacacagaaactcactTGCAAAAAATGACAACCATATTGGTGTACTCATTTTAAAAAGCCACGATGCAACTTTTAATTATAAAACATAAACTGCATGTCTGATCGCCATTTTCgtagaaaagaaaacaggtaaagacatgacctcagtgtcctcagagGTAGCTACAGCCCTGACTATGTCAAGTGCAACAGTGGCAGCAGTGAAGCATGGGAGCACACTGCCATTGTAGAGACACAAGGAGCAGCACGATCACTGGAGGCAGTGGGTCAGATTCACACAGCCCTGGTGATTCTGTCAAAACTCCAGAGAAACTCATTTACAGAGGAGGTGTATTCACATTCTGCAAAAGATGACTCTCTGAAGCCAATTAGCACAGTCCTGATCACTATTGTGTGGCTCCGTGAAGCATCACTGCACAGGCCATAACCATCCCACCAGTCAACTGTAAACAGGTTCAGCAGCTGTGTAACATGAGTCACAGCCAACCTCAGGGCCTCAGGTAGGTCTAGTTAGCCAGTGTGACATGACTACGTGGCAGTTACCACCTGGCCACCTCAGGCAGAACAGCAATTTGTGAGTCTCTGTGGACAGTCAATGGAAAGAAACCAGGCTGTTTTTAGTCATGTGGCAACCGTGgcagtggagagaaaaacaaaagggttTGGCCTCTGATGTGTCCTCACACATCAGCTGATCTGCAAGGAAAGCGTTTGTCCTGCCAAAGTAAATAAACCCCGTGCTGCTTACAACACTGGTATTCACTGAGGGCCTTAAGTCTGGATAATTGCAGGAATTTCTCTTAAGGTTAAAGTACATCGGGGGCTTGAAGTTGCGGGAAACATTTTTGTGCAGGTGCAGAGGAGGCGGAAACAGCATTTAAAGTGTTTGAAGACTCACAAAACGTTTGTGAAATGCTTTCATGCCAAAGGTGCGCCTTGGGTTACATCAACCTCCATTTAAACGAAATCCAgtaaaatgaagggaaaaagTCACTCACCCCTTTTCCAAGTCTCCTCTTGATTTCATACTTCAGGGAAATGTGTTCCTCCACCTCGGACACGTTCGCTGATTCAtattttttgctcattttctctGGCAGCTGGTTCCCCTGCTCACACAAAGATCATCGCCATACTCTGGTCAGTCCTCGGTCTTAAAACGAGCTTAATGTCCGGAGCAGAAGCGTTAAAACGGCTGGTGACAAGTGTGAGAGCTGCAGCATCGAGCTTAACGCTGTTGACACTTTGATGAAAAATGAACGGGAACAACAGTGGAGTCCTCGTGTGGGACCCAGTCTGTATACTTGTGGACAAACGCCGCGTTGCTTGCCGTTCAATCAATCAGACCCTTGAGAAGCAGCAGGTTCGTCTTTAACTCCGAGGATCGAGTGTTAAACACTGATTCACCTGTCCTGTAAATCacctgttgctgtttgttgcGCTGACGGTCAATACTCTCTGCTCTAAGTTTGCTGAGTTTcaatctgctgctgcaaacGGACGAGCCGTGGAGTTTTGTCATTTCACGTCGTCATAGTAACGAATATGCTGCTCCCTGCGTCTTAAAGGAGCCGCCGCACGAGCGCTTCCTGATTCGCTCATTCATACGGCTGCCGCGGATGGACATATGGTGCTGCCAAGAAGATTAGTTGGATTTATAAGAAGACTTCCTTTATCGTTTTAGACACAAAACTTCGCGTCATGGTGGATGAACTATAGCCTCATCGGCGACCAACCCTGGCTAACCCATGAATATTAAATTGAACTTCAGAGAAGAAACAGCGGCAAAAGTAAATGATTCACCGCGGAAAATAAAACCGGCATGCAAGaataaagcaattaaaacaGTAGCGATTGTGATCGGCATACATAAAAAGAgcaataaacagtaaaaaaagTGTCTAAGGACTAAAACTGAACATGTCTGCAATTCCCAAACTAATGCACAACAGTTAGCAAAACTTGCCAATATGTATTTAtcatccatattggcaacagtatttttagaatgtgtacattatgtacataCAGATTCGtgcaattcagtgttttttttatgcaacagtAATTCTCAAGTGCAAATCAACATATGGCATTGGTAGTTTG encodes:
- the mapk15 gene encoding mitogen-activated protein kinase 15, which translates into the protein MSKKYESANVSEVEEHISLKYEIKRRLGKGAYGIVWKAVDRQTGEVVAVKKIFDAFRNRTDAQRTFREIMFLQEFGDHPNIVKLLNVIRAQNDKDIYLIFEYMDTDLHAVIKKGTLLKDIHKRYVMYQLLKAIKYLHSGSVIHRDQKPSNVLLDTDCVVKLCDFGLARSLNQIQEDSGNPALTEYVATRWYRAPEILLGSTRYTKGVDMWSLGCILGEMLLGKALFPGTSTINQIEKIMSAIPHPSPEDILAIKSEYGSSVIQRMLLKPQVPLEDLLQPSVPPDALDLLRGLLVFNPDKRLTAEQALQHPYVARFHSPAKEPALNYDVVLPVDDGVQLSVVQYRNKLYEMMLERRTNQGLLRLIQPKDRGCVSGDEKPSVEDKVENAPVAANGSGDDDHEGKTQHKKTDETNYVPSHTGVTKPGPVSALPAVEKTSPLASPGLGKLTYNPITHAPNGFARSPAGPPHYYHPTAVSRRQVEQTSSGNAATSPAEGTNANVTMDHILQRGRSAPVNHNRCFSLTLNQTQNNPLVRKNEPSLSAGLQVTSARLNQRSNSQTREARPLPRFSKKVFQNNCNVAAAGDPRAKLGSYSQAYGTINKTDLDNLLQSRPYNQ